Proteins from a genomic interval of Yoonia sp. GPGPB17:
- a CDS encoding tyrosine-type recombinase/integrase, producing MSGEKKVKYLKIDRGRYYYQRRVPDQFRELLGISKWQMPCGDVSYAKAVQLVVNWAEEHDDLLAKLKTPEGYDSVEAEVLRSKDMAYQILVEQTGGSPVYLVGDELVSHDDLSKPWMKALEEVAKLDEYHSQPKAPEHEVLQLRAQIDRAKHGGPKLGRIKLTPYPEFIELAKAHASDVGLVEFEFTPQSPRPMSDERYLDELQRVFQRYFGTNPSAPSDPDDRDEYIFAKHRIERKISSVLPDKNSISAVLEKYCKFNSIRIGTRSKYVREVARLIAITGDVPLAHVRTEDLKQLRDDLIGTIQAASIQAVFTPIKGIFAFAFDEDIIPVNPMLGVKLPKDKRPIEERKWKPFDPLEFTRIMKAADDLWSSPVQGLSDPRRDAIHMVVRVLAFSGMRPIEVIRLRPDDVTDDWISITGSKTESSTRVVPLHPEISDFPNWIASGGLDTFQSIKTDQVGSVRHNFGRLLRDKMQNPITDPQKALYSFRSTFASAMRRAGADIQVQRAILGHKEAGAIRHYYDGPEFDVKRKWVLATDPRR from the coding sequence ATGTCCGGTGAGAAGAAGGTAAAATACCTAAAGATCGACCGTGGACGGTACTACTACCAGCGCCGTGTACCAGACCAGTTTCGGGAGTTGCTGGGGATATCTAAATGGCAAATGCCGTGTGGAGATGTCAGCTACGCCAAGGCTGTTCAGCTTGTCGTCAACTGGGCTGAAGAACATGACGACTTGCTGGCCAAGCTCAAGACACCTGAAGGCTACGATTCTGTTGAAGCAGAGGTGCTGCGGTCGAAGGATATGGCATACCAGATTCTGGTAGAGCAAACTGGTGGATCACCTGTATATCTGGTCGGTGACGAGCTTGTCTCGCATGACGACCTGTCAAAGCCTTGGATGAAAGCTCTCGAAGAAGTTGCCAAACTCGATGAATACCACTCACAACCTAAGGCCCCAGAGCACGAGGTACTGCAATTACGTGCTCAAATAGATCGCGCAAAGCATGGTGGTCCCAAGCTGGGCAGGATCAAACTCACACCCTACCCAGAGTTCATCGAACTGGCTAAGGCACACGCATCAGATGTTGGTTTAGTTGAGTTCGAGTTCACGCCTCAATCACCGAGGCCAATGTCTGATGAACGCTATCTCGACGAGCTACAGAGAGTTTTCCAGCGGTACTTTGGCACCAACCCATCCGCACCGTCTGATCCAGATGATCGCGATGAGTATATCTTTGCAAAGCATCGTATCGAACGAAAGATTTCAAGCGTCCTACCCGACAAGAACAGCATCTCAGCCGTCCTTGAGAAGTACTGCAAGTTCAACTCCATTCGAATTGGAACGCGATCAAAGTATGTTCGTGAGGTTGCCAGGCTCATTGCGATCACAGGCGATGTCCCTTTGGCACATGTCCGCACTGAGGACTTGAAACAGTTGAGGGATGATTTGATCGGGACAATTCAAGCCGCCTCCATCCAAGCAGTCTTCACACCGATTAAGGGTATTTTTGCGTTCGCCTTTGACGAAGACATTATTCCAGTGAACCCAATGCTTGGGGTCAAACTCCCCAAAGACAAACGACCAATTGAAGAGCGGAAGTGGAAACCGTTCGACCCGCTTGAGTTCACAAGGATCATGAAGGCTGCGGATGACCTATGGTCGTCACCCGTGCAAGGATTGTCTGATCCGCGTCGTGACGCCATACACATGGTTGTACGGGTGCTGGCTTTCTCAGGTATGCGTCCAATCGAAGTCATCAGGCTGAGACCCGACGATGTTACAGATGATTGGATAAGCATCACTGGCAGCAAAACCGAAAGCTCCACCAGGGTCGTCCCTCTTCATCCTGAGATATCCGACTTTCCAAATTGGATTGCATCGGGTGGATTGGACACGTTTCAATCAATCAAAACGGATCAAGTCGGCTCAGTACGTCATAACTTTGGCCGTCTACTCAGGGACAAAATGCAAAACCCGATCACAGACCCTCAGAAAGCACTGTATTCATTTAGGTCCACGTTTGCGAGCGCGATGCGACGTGCGGGTGCCGATATTCAAGTTCAACGTGCAATACTAGGCCACAAAGAAGCCGGTGCAATCCGTCACTACTATGATGGACCAGAGTTCGATGTGAAGCGAAAGTGGGTACTTGCGACTGACCCAAGAAGATAA
- a CDS encoding tyrosine-type recombinase/integrase, whose product MTEVNALEEPLMGIADALTDLGMEPGNWRGSQMLQGARAALLAADQHPETSPAARLAAYRSILTICFGDQVIAPTDADERDEYELVRRKLERRIADIAGDPNTLSVVSERAFAFNGVKESVRRKYRRHIQTLIRQTGDIPISHITPRMLREFRDNQFRTNSASSVQAIFTPIKTTLRYAIQEELIDINPMGSVQLHREKQSVQQRKWKPFTPNEAQRIFDAMDTIWGKRVRGMTEERRVAVRWVIKVMAFTSMRPKEVLDLEPERITDKWIKVEGSKTDGSDRVIPLHPELAEFPEFLRSGGFNTFKTQEKDLVQSVRHNFQQLIRKKMDPPITDPKKVLYSWRSTFSNALRRAGASPDLRRAILGHAEAGALRHYDDGPEFTQKRKWLEASDCRKEYAEPGQDDDLE is encoded by the coding sequence GTGACAGAAGTCAACGCGCTTGAAGAGCCGTTGATGGGTATCGCCGATGCACTGACCGATCTGGGCATGGAGCCGGGGAACTGGCGTGGCAGTCAGATGTTGCAGGGGGCAAGGGCTGCACTACTCGCCGCCGATCAACATCCGGAAACTAGCCCTGCTGCTCGACTGGCAGCATATCGCAGCATCCTGACTATCTGCTTTGGCGATCAAGTGATCGCCCCTACGGACGCAGATGAGCGTGATGAATATGAACTGGTCAGGCGGAAACTGGAACGCCGCATCGCTGACATTGCCGGTGATCCGAACACACTGTCTGTGGTGAGCGAACGCGCTTTCGCGTTCAACGGGGTCAAAGAGTCGGTACGCAGGAAGTATCGAAGGCATATCCAGACTCTGATCCGACAAACCGGGGACATCCCTATCTCGCACATCACACCAAGAATGCTCAGAGAGTTTCGCGACAACCAGTTTCGGACCAACTCTGCAAGTTCAGTACAGGCAATCTTCACGCCGATCAAAACGACTCTGCGGTACGCAATCCAAGAGGAACTGATCGACATCAACCCCATGGGTTCGGTTCAGCTACATCGCGAAAAGCAATCGGTTCAACAGCGCAAATGGAAGCCATTCACGCCTAACGAAGCTCAACGCATTTTCGATGCCATGGACACCATATGGGGTAAGCGTGTGCGTGGTATGACTGAGGAACGCCGCGTTGCAGTTCGATGGGTCATCAAGGTTATGGCCTTTACTTCGATGCGACCCAAAGAAGTGCTTGATCTTGAACCGGAACGGATAACGGACAAGTGGATCAAAGTGGAAGGGTCAAAAACCGACGGATCGGATCGGGTGATCCCTCTGCATCCTGAACTAGCTGAGTTTCCAGAGTTCCTCCGCAGCGGTGGTTTCAACACGTTCAAGACCCAAGAGAAAGACCTTGTGCAGTCTGTGCGGCACAACTTCCAACAACTGATACGAAAGAAGATGGACCCACCGATCACTGATCCAAAGAAAGTGCTTTATTCATGGCGATCAACGTTCAGTAACGCTCTACGGCGTGCTGGTGCATCACCTGATCTGAGGCGGGCCATATTGGGTCATGCAGAGGCTGGGGCGCTCAGGCACTATGACGATGGCCCGGAGTTTACCCAAAAGCGTAAGTGGCTTGAAGCATCAGATTGTCGAAAGGAGTATGCGGAGCCGGGTCAGGACGATGACTTGGAATGA
- a CDS encoding YHS domain-containing (seleno)protein — protein sequence MLSRRHFTGGLAVLPFAATPAVARQPCVFGTHGVAINGIDPVSYFAEHRPMPGSDLYRLRWRNAVWRFGSSMTMDAFERNPHQYAPRYGGFCAVTMAHGGVSDTVPEAWAVHDGRLYLAQSRLAMAAWQADPAQYIAQADSHWATASCG from the coding sequence ATGCTAAGCCGTCGCCATTTTACCGGTGGTCTGGCCGTCTTACCTTTCGCGGCGACACCGGCTGTGGCCCGCCAGCCTTGTGTGTTTGGCACGCATGGCGTTGCCATCAACGGCATCGATCCCGTCAGTTATTTTGCCGAGCATAGGCCAATGCCCGGATCCGATCTGTACCGGTTGCGCTGGCGCAATGCGGTGTGGCGGTTCGGGTCATCGATGACAATGGATGCGTTTGAACGCAATCCCCATCAATATGCGCCACGTTATGGTGGCTTTTGTGCGGTGACCATGGCGCATGGTGGCGTCTCAGATACCGTGCCAGAGGCCTGGGCGGTCCATGACGGTCGCCTTTATCTGGCTCAATCGCGCCTTGCGATGGCGGCATGGCAAGCTGATCCCGCCCAGTACATCGCCCAGGCAGATAGCCACTGGGCGACGGCCAGCTGCGGCTGA
- the rlmB gene encoding 23S rRNA (guanosine(2251)-2'-O)-methyltransferase RlmB: protein MKKPKWVIAKEQAKRQAAQETVWLFGLHAVRDALQNPARQKLRLVVTRNALERLGDTVAQSGMSPEISDPRKFAAPLDPQSVHQGAALEVKPLDWGSLEDVALGEGPMPPRIVLLDRVTDPHNVGAILRSAEVFGARAVVAVQRHSAPETGALAKTASGALERQPYLRVRNLADAIEALKGMGYLALGLDGDAEHTIEAAVEGKRDRPVALVMGAEGPGLREKTRETCDELVKIDAAAGFGSLNVSNAAAVALYAVKG, encoded by the coding sequence ATGAAAAAGCCAAAGTGGGTGATTGCCAAAGAACAGGCCAAGCGGCAGGCCGCACAAGAGACCGTCTGGCTTTTTGGATTGCATGCGGTGCGCGATGCTTTGCAAAACCCAGCGCGCCAGAAACTGCGGCTGGTTGTGACGCGCAATGCTTTGGAGCGGTTGGGTGACACGGTGGCGCAAAGTGGGATGTCGCCGGAAATCTCTGATCCGCGCAAGTTCGCAGCACCGCTTGATCCGCAGTCCGTGCATCAGGGGGCCGCACTTGAAGTCAAACCGCTGGACTGGGGCAGTCTTGAGGATGTGGCATTGGGCGAAGGGCCTATGCCGCCGCGGATCGTGTTGCTCGACCGTGTGACTGACCCCCACAACGTGGGTGCAATCCTGCGCTCGGCCGAGGTGTTCGGGGCGCGCGCCGTGGTGGCCGTGCAGCGTCATTCCGCGCCAGAGACAGGTGCATTGGCCAAAACGGCCAGTGGTGCATTGGAACGCCAGCCCTATCTGCGTGTGCGCAATCTGGCGGATGCGATAGAGGCCCTGAAAGGCATGGGATATCTTGCGCTGGGTCTGGATGGCGACGCAGAGCACACGATCGAAGCCGCCGTCGAGGGCAAGCGCGACCGCCCTGTGGCCCTGGTGATGGGGGCGGAAGGCCCAGGTTTGCGCGAGAAAACCCGCGAAACCTGCGATGAATTGGTCAAAATCGACGCGGCAGCGGGATTTGGATCGCTCAACGTCTCAAATGCGGCGGCAGTTGCCCTATATGCTGTCAAAGGCTGA
- a CDS encoding DNA-methyltransferase, with translation MAHSVSSGSSRSTHRHEHVFHLAKQNDYYFDADAIRIPSKKARLAKGEVVTATGISPPACKERIKSAASLTETQKMNAVDNTFAEIKAGRLYDFRLILKGGNRVTHSDNETISARASRLQRDGFYILRYNPKGSMPGDVWQIAPDRSTGRSAHYAAFPKSIAEVPLKATCPTGGIVLDPFVGTGTTLVAAQRLGRHGIGIDLSAEYLQIARERLGLLS, from the coding sequence TTGGCCCACTCCGTTTCTTCCGGGAGTTCGCGTTCTACCCACAGACATGAACATGTTTTCCACCTTGCAAAACAAAACGATTACTACTTCGACGCAGATGCCATTCGCATCCCATCAAAGAAAGCACGACTTGCAAAAGGTGAAGTGGTCACCGCAACCGGCATATCGCCGCCAGCGTGTAAGGAACGGATCAAGTCGGCGGCTAGCCTAACGGAGACACAGAAGATGAACGCTGTTGATAATACGTTCGCCGAAATCAAAGCCGGTCGATTGTATGACTTTCGACTTATCCTCAAAGGAGGGAACCGTGTCACCCATTCTGACAACGAGACCATTTCAGCGAGGGCATCTCGGCTTCAGCGCGATGGATTCTATATTCTGAGATACAATCCAAAAGGCAGCATGCCAGGTGACGTTTGGCAGATCGCGCCTGATCGCTCTACGGGCAGGAGTGCACACTACGCGGCATTTCCGAAGAGTATTGCCGAAGTGCCGCTGAAGGCCACCTGCCCGACCGGCGGCATCGTTCTTGATCCATTTGTGGGCACCGGTACCACGCTAGTCGCTGCTCAGCGGCTTGGCCGACATGGCATCGGCATTGACCTTTCTGCTGAGTATTTGCAAATCGCTCGCGAAAGGCTCGGCCTGTTGTCCTGA
- a CDS encoding caspase family protein, whose translation MQSKKRCGANANSSLSAVLSAFLHTVLVIIATNVATAAIADGRYAFIVGNSNYENAAALDNPVNDARLISASLASVGFEVTTHIDLGRSEFGRALSEFLSASDGADEVVFYFAGHGMQFDGENYLLATDASLASEFDVMAESISLEQVSVALSRVSDSVLIFIDACRDNPIATRFYAENFPQTRSVEKQGLAPITSNQSGTMQFFAASPGEVAYDGVGANSPFSLALARHLPTPGVEVLTLTKRVIADVRVLTNGRQSPTVTNDISREIYLAGLTVPNAGKPEPTRIEQAAEAWKDFETSRSPDALEAFAEAYPDTPYATLARALSRRLMSDDDLNQEPVVLPDWCTNPSNTTQTVICGDPDLLSLDAELAELLQRRLDSTRTGADRGRALVEDHNWKMDRDACDADRECIAQLYELRRISLVEFSDADTPTALVVRAVQEELNRLSCGAGQPDGVVGSQTRGAFDLLRSVVNLEPEQPLDALETLASLRSIPSGVCSVINRAREAPVLLEGTWRVDISDCPGEVGSERSIRIRLNHDGGTTYSGSLAWGGVFDRAIGGVLSSQSFSVVHVTTNGARQSFSFTPSDAPDVLGGVNWERCKVLAYRAR comes from the coding sequence ATGCAGTCAAAGAAGCGGTGTGGAGCGAATGCAAACAGCAGCCTTTCTGCTGTTTTGTCTGCCTTCCTCCATACGGTGCTTGTTATCATTGCCACAAACGTGGCCACCGCTGCAATCGCCGATGGTCGGTATGCTTTCATTGTAGGCAACAGCAACTATGAAAACGCTGCCGCGTTGGACAATCCTGTCAACGATGCTCGTTTAATCTCAGCGTCTTTGGCATCGGTCGGGTTTGAGGTCACTACGCATATAGACCTTGGGCGCTCTGAGTTTGGTCGCGCGTTATCGGAGTTTCTCTCTGCAAGTGATGGTGCAGATGAAGTAGTCTTCTACTTCGCCGGTCATGGTATGCAGTTTGACGGAGAGAATTACCTTCTCGCAACCGATGCGTCACTTGCGTCCGAGTTTGATGTCATGGCGGAAAGCATCTCGTTGGAGCAGGTTTCGGTTGCACTAAGCCGTGTTTCAGACTCAGTGCTGATCTTTATTGACGCGTGTCGCGACAATCCAATAGCGACGCGCTTTTATGCCGAGAATTTCCCACAGACCCGTTCGGTGGAGAAGCAGGGTCTTGCGCCAATCACATCGAACCAATCAGGTACGATGCAATTCTTCGCGGCCTCCCCCGGCGAGGTAGCTTATGATGGTGTCGGTGCAAACTCACCGTTTTCACTTGCCCTTGCGCGTCACCTTCCAACACCGGGTGTTGAGGTTCTTACGCTCACCAAACGGGTGATCGCCGACGTACGGGTGCTGACTAATGGGCGGCAAAGCCCAACCGTGACGAACGATATCTCACGTGAGATTTATCTTGCGGGTCTAACAGTTCCAAACGCTGGCAAGCCAGAACCAACGCGGATTGAGCAAGCCGCTGAGGCTTGGAAGGATTTTGAAACCAGTCGGTCCCCCGATGCGCTTGAGGCTTTTGCCGAAGCCTATCCAGACACACCTTACGCCACGCTTGCAAGGGCATTGTCACGGCGGTTGATGTCTGATGATGACCTCAATCAAGAACCAGTTGTCCTACCGGACTGGTGCACTAATCCCTCCAATACGACCCAAACCGTCATATGCGGCGATCCTGATTTACTGTCACTCGATGCCGAACTGGCCGAACTCTTGCAACGGCGTTTGGACTCCACCCGGACCGGAGCGGATCGAGGTCGTGCGTTGGTCGAAGATCACAATTGGAAAATGGATCGAGATGCCTGCGATGCAGATCGCGAGTGCATTGCACAGCTATACGAGTTGCGACGGATATCGCTCGTAGAGTTCTCTGATGCGGATACACCGACGGCCTTGGTGGTCCGGGCCGTACAGGAAGAACTGAACAGGCTAAGCTGTGGTGCGGGCCAACCAGACGGTGTGGTTGGGTCGCAAACGCGGGGTGCCTTTGATCTGCTTAGGTCCGTGGTGAACCTAGAGCCTGAACAGCCACTTGATGCTTTGGAAACCTTGGCCAGTTTGCGCAGCATCCCTTCAGGTGTCTGTTCCGTGATCAATCGGGCAAGAGAAGCACCTGTGCTTTTGGAAGGCACGTGGCGTGTCGATATCTCAGACTGCCCCGGTGAAGTAGGCTCCGAGAGGTCCATACGCATTCGGTTGAACCACGACGGCGGCACCACCTACTCTGGTAGTCTCGCTTGGGGAGGTGTCTTTGATCGGGCTATCGGCGGTGTCCTGAGTAGCCAGTCATTCAGCGTTGTCCACGTTACAACGAACGGCGCACGGCAATCGTTTTCTTTTACACCGTCTGACGCCCCCGATGTGCTCGGAGGCGTCAATTGGGAGCGTTGCAAGGTACTGGCCTATAGAGCGCGATAG
- a CDS encoding CoA-binding protein codes for MQYSDDHLRAILKRTKTIAVVGVSANEIRPSYYVARYLGLKGYRVIPVNPGLAGQTLLGETVYADLRDVPDDVDMVDIFRRSEAVPPIVTAALARWPNLQTIWMQIGVRHAEATAEAEARGVDVIQDRCPKIEYQRLFSELRMGGFATGIISSKLEL; via the coding sequence ATGCAGTATTCTGATGATCACCTTCGCGCCATTCTCAAACGCACCAAGACGATTGCAGTTGTCGGGGTGTCGGCCAATGAAATCCGTCCCAGCTACTATGTGGCCCGCTATCTGGGTCTGAAGGGGTATCGGGTAATCCCGGTCAATCCCGGGCTGGCGGGGCAGACACTGCTGGGGGAAACGGTGTATGCTGATCTACGTGACGTGCCGGACGATGTGGATATGGTCGATATCTTTCGCCGTTCCGAGGCTGTGCCACCCATCGTGACCGCAGCGCTGGCGCGTTGGCCGAACCTGCAAACGATCTGGATGCAAATCGGGGTGAGACATGCCGAAGCGACGGCCGAGGCCGAAGCGCGCGGCGTCGATGTCATTCAGGATCGTTGCCCGAAGATCGAGTATCAGCGCCTGTTCTCTGAACTGCGCATGGGCGGCTTTGCCACGGGCATTATTTCATCAAAATTAGAGCTTTAG